The following are from one region of the Equus przewalskii isolate Varuska chromosome 21, EquPr2, whole genome shotgun sequence genome:
- the GZF1 gene encoding GDNF-inducible zinc finger protein 1 isoform X6, whose amino-acid sequence MESGAVLLESKSSPFNLLHEMHQLRLLGHLCDVTVSVEYQGVREEFMAHKVVLAATSKFFKEMFLNEKTVDGTRTNVYLNEVQVVDFASFLEFVYTAKVQVEEDRVQRMLEMAEKLKCLDLSETCFQLKKQMLESVLLELQSFSESQEVEGSSGAQVTVAPGPRASAALDGPVASSLADSPNPPVARINNGMLSDMPLRKSKEKPDKRKDVVKPPYPKLRRASGRLAGRKVFVEIPKKKYTRRLREQQKSPEADMRDYRGPQVPSPEAVGTELDPITKNEDGTAGVEVEEGLQKAGRGDEEDEEDQEAEKRKSNFKCTICEKAFLYEKSFLKHVRLHHGVATEVVHRCDTCGQTFANRCNLKSHQRHVHSSERHFPCDLCGKKFKRKKDVKRHVVQVHEGGGERHQCQQCGKGLSSKTALRLHERTHTGHKPYGCTECEAKFSQPSALKTHMRIHTGEKPFVCDECGARFTQNHMLIYHKRCHTGERPFMCETCGKSFASKEYLKHHNRIHTGSKPFKCEVCLRTFAQRNSLYQHIKVHTGERPYCCDQCGKQFTQLNALQRHHRIHTGEKPFMCNACGRTFTDKSTLRRHTSMAHPRMMKGTRLNSLMKNMRHPNFQINCCLLQKTAIFTTWPRSKTACLPCRRTVLQTRPASHMIPWCPRTLCWPPPSVSLVS is encoded by the exons atgGAAAGTGGTGCAGTTCTGCTGGAATCCAAATCCTCACCCTTTAACCTTCTGCATGAAATGCATCAACTCCGTCTTCTCGGTCACCTGTGTGACGTGACTGTCAGTGTGGAGTACCAGGGTGTCCGCGAAGAATTCATGGCCCATAAGGTGGTGCTGGCAGCCACCAGCAAGTTTTTTAAGGAAATGTTCCTTAACGAGAAGACTGTGGATGGCACTAGGACTAATGTCTACTTAAACGAAGTGCAAGTTGTCGACTTTGCTTCGTTCCTTGAGTTTGTCTACACTGCAAAGGTACAGGTGGAAGAAGATCGGGTGCAGCGAATGCTGGAAATGGCTGAAAAGCTGAAATGTTTGGACTTATCAGAAACTTGTTTTCAATTAAAGAAACAGATGTTGGAGTCGGTGCTTTTGGAGTTGCAGAGTTTCTCAGAGTCTCAGGAGGTGGAAGGGAGCAGTGGTGCCCAAGTCACTGTGGCTCCTGGCCCCCGGGCAAGTGCAGCTCTGGATGGTCCTGTCGCCAGCAGCCTTGCGGattccccaaatcccccggtgGCGAGAATTAACAATGGCATGCTGTCAGATATGCCCTTGAGGAAGTCCAAGGAGAAACCAGACAAGAGAAAAGATGTAGTTAAGCCTCCCTACCCTAAACTCAGAAGAGCTAGCGGAAGGCTGGCCGGAAGAAAGGTCTTTGTGGAGATCCCTAAAAAGAAATACACGAGAAGACTCCGAGAGCAGCAGAAAAGTCCCGAGGCCGACATGAGGGACTACAGGGGTCCCCAAGTCCCCAGTCCAGAGGCGGTGGGCACAGAGCTGGACCCAATTACAAAAAACGAGGATGGCACTGCTGGGgtagaggtggaggaggggctgcagaAAGCAGGGCGGGGCGatgaggaggacgaggaggaccaggaggcagagaagaggaagagcaaCTTTAAGTGCACCATCTGCGAGAAAGCCTTTCTGTACGAGAAGAGCTTCCTGAAGCACGTCAGGCTCCACCATGGGGTGGCCACCGAGGTGGTTCACCGCTGCGACACCTGCGGCCAGACCTTCGCCAACCGCTGCAACCTGAAGAGCCACCAGCGCCACGTGCACAGCAGCGAGCGCCACTTCCCGTGCGACCTGTGCGGGAAGAAGTTCAAAAGGAAGAAGGACGTCAAGCGGCACGTGGTGCAGGTGCACGAGGGTGGGGGCGAGCGGCACCAGTGCCAGCAGTGCGGCAAGGGCCTGAGCTCCAAGACGGCCCTGCGGCTGCACGAGCGGACGCACACGGGCCACAAGCCCTACGGCTGCACCGAGTGCGAGGCCAAGTTCTCGCAGCCCTCGGCTCTGAAGACCCACATGAG AATTCATACAGGGGAAAAACCTTTTGTCTGTGATGAATGTGGTGCAAGATTCACTCAGAACCACATGCTGATTTATCATAAAAGGTGTCACACAG GTGAAAGACCTTTTATGTGTGAAACATGTGGCAAGAGTTTTGCTTCTAAGGAGTATTTGAAACATCACAATAGAATCCATACTGGATCCAAACCCTTTAAATGTGAAGTTTGTCTCAGGACTTTTGCCCAGCGGAACTCACTTTACCAGCACATTAAAGTCCACACAG gGGAACGTCCCTATTGTTGCGACCAGTGTGGTAAGCAGTTCACCCAGCTCAACGCTCTCCAGCGCCACCATCGCatccacacaggagagaagccgTTCATGTGCAATGCTTGTGGACGGACGTTTACTGATAAGTCTACTCTCCGGCGGCACACCTCA ATGGCTCACCCAAGAATGATGAAGGGCACAAGACTGAACAGCCTGATGAAGAATATGCGTCATCCAAACTTTCAGATAAACTGCTGTCTTTTGCAGAAAACGGCCATTTTCACAACCTGGCCACGGTCCAAGACAGCGTGTCTGCCGTGCAGGAGAACAGTTCTGCAGACACGGCCTGCAAGTCACATGATTCCATGGTGTCCCAGGACGCTCTGCTGGCCACCACCATCAGTGAGCTTAGTGAGCTGA
- the GZF1 gene encoding GDNF-inducible zinc finger protein 1 isoform X3: protein MLRTEAAAGVPASYSGRCSCHPGRSVPVAMIPAFSPCELFWERRNMESGAVLLESKSSPFNLLHEMHQLRLLGHLCDVTVSVEYQGVREEFMAHKVVLAATSKFFKEMFLNEKTVDGTRTNVYLNEVQVVDFASFLEFVYTAKVQVEEDRVQRMLEMAEKLKCLDLSETCFQLKKQMLESVLLELQSFSESQEVEGSSGAQVTVAPGPRASAALDGPVASSLADSPNPPVARINNGMLSDMPLRKSKEKPDKRKDVVKPPYPKLRRASGRLAGRKVFVEIPKKKYTRRLREQQKSPEADMRDYRGPQVPSPEAVGTELDPITKNEDGTAGVEVEEGLQKAGRGDEEDEEDQEAEKRKSNFKCTICEKAFLYEKSFLKHVRLHHGVATEVVHRCDTCGQTFANRCNLKSHQRHVHSSERHFPCDLCGKKFKRKKDVKRHVVQVHEGGGERHQCQQCGKGLSSKTALRLHERTHTGHKPYGCTECEAKFSQPSALKTHMRIHTGEKPFVCDECGARFTQNHMLIYHKRCHTGERPFMCETCGKSFASKEYLKHHNRIHTGSKPFKCEVCLRTFAQRNSLYQHIKVHTGERPYCCDQCGKQFTQLNALQRHHRIHTGEKPFMCNACGRTFTDKSTLRRHTSMAHPRMMKGTRLNSLMKNMRHPNFQINCCLLQKTAIFTTWPRSKTACLPCRRTVLQTRPASHMIPWCPRTLCWPPPSVSLVS, encoded by the exons ATGCTCAGGACGGAGGCGGCGGCCGGGGTGCCAGCCAGTTACAGTGGGAGATGCAGCTGTCACCCAGGCCGAAGTGTTCCTGTCGCCATGatccctgccttctctccctgtg agctgttttgggaaagaagaaacatgGAAAGTGGTGCAGTTCTGCTGGAATCCAAATCCTCACCCTTTAACCTTCTGCATGAAATGCATCAACTCCGTCTTCTCGGTCACCTGTGTGACGTGACTGTCAGTGTGGAGTACCAGGGTGTCCGCGAAGAATTCATGGCCCATAAGGTGGTGCTGGCAGCCACCAGCAAGTTTTTTAAGGAAATGTTCCTTAACGAGAAGACTGTGGATGGCACTAGGACTAATGTCTACTTAAACGAAGTGCAAGTTGTCGACTTTGCTTCGTTCCTTGAGTTTGTCTACACTGCAAAGGTACAGGTGGAAGAAGATCGGGTGCAGCGAATGCTGGAAATGGCTGAAAAGCTGAAATGTTTGGACTTATCAGAAACTTGTTTTCAATTAAAGAAACAGATGTTGGAGTCGGTGCTTTTGGAGTTGCAGAGTTTCTCAGAGTCTCAGGAGGTGGAAGGGAGCAGTGGTGCCCAAGTCACTGTGGCTCCTGGCCCCCGGGCAAGTGCAGCTCTGGATGGTCCTGTCGCCAGCAGCCTTGCGGattccccaaatcccccggtgGCGAGAATTAACAATGGCATGCTGTCAGATATGCCCTTGAGGAAGTCCAAGGAGAAACCAGACAAGAGAAAAGATGTAGTTAAGCCTCCCTACCCTAAACTCAGAAGAGCTAGCGGAAGGCTGGCCGGAAGAAAGGTCTTTGTGGAGATCCCTAAAAAGAAATACACGAGAAGACTCCGAGAGCAGCAGAAAAGTCCCGAGGCCGACATGAGGGACTACAGGGGTCCCCAAGTCCCCAGTCCAGAGGCGGTGGGCACAGAGCTGGACCCAATTACAAAAAACGAGGATGGCACTGCTGGGgtagaggtggaggaggggctgcagaAAGCAGGGCGGGGCGatgaggaggacgaggaggaccaggaggcagagaagaggaagagcaaCTTTAAGTGCACCATCTGCGAGAAAGCCTTTCTGTACGAGAAGAGCTTCCTGAAGCACGTCAGGCTCCACCATGGGGTGGCCACCGAGGTGGTTCACCGCTGCGACACCTGCGGCCAGACCTTCGCCAACCGCTGCAACCTGAAGAGCCACCAGCGCCACGTGCACAGCAGCGAGCGCCACTTCCCGTGCGACCTGTGCGGGAAGAAGTTCAAAAGGAAGAAGGACGTCAAGCGGCACGTGGTGCAGGTGCACGAGGGTGGGGGCGAGCGGCACCAGTGCCAGCAGTGCGGCAAGGGCCTGAGCTCCAAGACGGCCCTGCGGCTGCACGAGCGGACGCACACGGGCCACAAGCCCTACGGCTGCACCGAGTGCGAGGCCAAGTTCTCGCAGCCCTCGGCTCTGAAGACCCACATGAG AATTCATACAGGGGAAAAACCTTTTGTCTGTGATGAATGTGGTGCAAGATTCACTCAGAACCACATGCTGATTTATCATAAAAGGTGTCACACAG GTGAAAGACCTTTTATGTGTGAAACATGTGGCAAGAGTTTTGCTTCTAAGGAGTATTTGAAACATCACAATAGAATCCATACTGGATCCAAACCCTTTAAATGTGAAGTTTGTCTCAGGACTTTTGCCCAGCGGAACTCACTTTACCAGCACATTAAAGTCCACACAG gGGAACGTCCCTATTGTTGCGACCAGTGTGGTAAGCAGTTCACCCAGCTCAACGCTCTCCAGCGCCACCATCGCatccacacaggagagaagccgTTCATGTGCAATGCTTGTGGACGGACGTTTACTGATAAGTCTACTCTCCGGCGGCACACCTCA ATGGCTCACCCAAGAATGATGAAGGGCACAAGACTGAACAGCCTGATGAAGAATATGCGTCATCCAAACTTTCAGATAAACTGCTGTCTTTTGCAGAAAACGGCCATTTTCACAACCTGGCCACGGTCCAAGACAGCGTGTCTGCCGTGCAGGAGAACAGTTCTGCAGACACGGCCTGCAAGTCACATGATTCCATGGTGTCCCAGGACGCTCTGCTGGCCACCACCATCAGTGAGCTTAGTGAGCTGA
- the GZF1 gene encoding GDNF-inducible zinc finger protein 1 isoform X4, producing MESGAVLLESKSSPFNLLHEMHQLRLLGHLCDVTVSVEYQGVREEFMAHKVVLAATSKFFKEMFLNEKTVDGTRTNVYLNEVQVVDFASFLEFVYTAKVQVEEDRVQRMLEMAEKLKCLDLSETCFQLKKQMLESVLLELQSFSESQEVEGSSGAQVTVAPGPRASAALDGPVASSLADSPNPPVARINNGMLSDMPLRKSKEKPDKRKDVVKPPYPKLRRASGRLAGRKVFVEIPKKKYTRRLREQQKSPEADMRDYRGPQVPSPEAVGTELDPITKNEDGTAGVEVEEGLQKAGRGDEEDEEDQEAEKRKSNFKCTICEKAFLYEKSFLKHVRLHHGVATEVVHRCDTCGQTFANRCNLKSHQRHVHSSERHFPCDLCGKKFKRKKDVKRHVVQVHEGGGERHQCQQCGKGLSSKTALRLHERTHTGHKPYGCTECEAKFSQPSALKTHMRIHTGEKPFVCDECGARFTQNHMLIYHKRCHTGERPFMCETCGKSFASKEYLKHHNRIHTGSKPFKCEVCLRTFAQRNSLYQHIKVHTGERPYCCDQCGKQFTQLNALQRHHRIHTGEKPFMCNACGRTFTDKSTLRRHTSIHDKNTPWKSFLVIVDGSPKNDEGHKTEQPDEEYASSKLSDKLLSFAENGHFHNLATVQDSVSAVQENSSADTACKSHDSMVSQDALLATTISELSELTPQTDSMPAQLHSLTNME from the exons atgGAAAGTGGTGCAGTTCTGCTGGAATCCAAATCCTCACCCTTTAACCTTCTGCATGAAATGCATCAACTCCGTCTTCTCGGTCACCTGTGTGACGTGACTGTCAGTGTGGAGTACCAGGGTGTCCGCGAAGAATTCATGGCCCATAAGGTGGTGCTGGCAGCCACCAGCAAGTTTTTTAAGGAAATGTTCCTTAACGAGAAGACTGTGGATGGCACTAGGACTAATGTCTACTTAAACGAAGTGCAAGTTGTCGACTTTGCTTCGTTCCTTGAGTTTGTCTACACTGCAAAGGTACAGGTGGAAGAAGATCGGGTGCAGCGAATGCTGGAAATGGCTGAAAAGCTGAAATGTTTGGACTTATCAGAAACTTGTTTTCAATTAAAGAAACAGATGTTGGAGTCGGTGCTTTTGGAGTTGCAGAGTTTCTCAGAGTCTCAGGAGGTGGAAGGGAGCAGTGGTGCCCAAGTCACTGTGGCTCCTGGCCCCCGGGCAAGTGCAGCTCTGGATGGTCCTGTCGCCAGCAGCCTTGCGGattccccaaatcccccggtgGCGAGAATTAACAATGGCATGCTGTCAGATATGCCCTTGAGGAAGTCCAAGGAGAAACCAGACAAGAGAAAAGATGTAGTTAAGCCTCCCTACCCTAAACTCAGAAGAGCTAGCGGAAGGCTGGCCGGAAGAAAGGTCTTTGTGGAGATCCCTAAAAAGAAATACACGAGAAGACTCCGAGAGCAGCAGAAAAGTCCCGAGGCCGACATGAGGGACTACAGGGGTCCCCAAGTCCCCAGTCCAGAGGCGGTGGGCACAGAGCTGGACCCAATTACAAAAAACGAGGATGGCACTGCTGGGgtagaggtggaggaggggctgcagaAAGCAGGGCGGGGCGatgaggaggacgaggaggaccaggaggcagagaagaggaagagcaaCTTTAAGTGCACCATCTGCGAGAAAGCCTTTCTGTACGAGAAGAGCTTCCTGAAGCACGTCAGGCTCCACCATGGGGTGGCCACCGAGGTGGTTCACCGCTGCGACACCTGCGGCCAGACCTTCGCCAACCGCTGCAACCTGAAGAGCCACCAGCGCCACGTGCACAGCAGCGAGCGCCACTTCCCGTGCGACCTGTGCGGGAAGAAGTTCAAAAGGAAGAAGGACGTCAAGCGGCACGTGGTGCAGGTGCACGAGGGTGGGGGCGAGCGGCACCAGTGCCAGCAGTGCGGCAAGGGCCTGAGCTCCAAGACGGCCCTGCGGCTGCACGAGCGGACGCACACGGGCCACAAGCCCTACGGCTGCACCGAGTGCGAGGCCAAGTTCTCGCAGCCCTCGGCTCTGAAGACCCACATGAG AATTCATACAGGGGAAAAACCTTTTGTCTGTGATGAATGTGGTGCAAGATTCACTCAGAACCACATGCTGATTTATCATAAAAGGTGTCACACAG GTGAAAGACCTTTTATGTGTGAAACATGTGGCAAGAGTTTTGCTTCTAAGGAGTATTTGAAACATCACAATAGAATCCATACTGGATCCAAACCCTTTAAATGTGAAGTTTGTCTCAGGACTTTTGCCCAGCGGAACTCACTTTACCAGCACATTAAAGTCCACACAG gGGAACGTCCCTATTGTTGCGACCAGTGTGGTAAGCAGTTCACCCAGCTCAACGCTCTCCAGCGCCACCATCGCatccacacaggagagaagccgTTCATGTGCAATGCTTGTGGACGGACGTTTACTGATAAGTCTACTCTCCGGCGGCACACCTCA ATACATGATAAGAATACTCCATGGAAGTCTTTCCTTGTTATTGTAGATGGCTCACCCAAGAATGATGAAGGGCACAAGACTGAACAGCCTGATGAAGAATATGCGTCATCCAAACTTTCAGATAAACTGCTGTCTTTTGCAGAAAACGGCCATTTTCACAACCTGGCCACGGTCCAAGACAGCGTGTCTGCCGTGCAGGAGAACAGTTCTGCAGACACGGCCTGCAAGTCACATGATTCCATGGTGTCCCAGGACGCTCTGCTGGCCACCACCATCAGTGAGCTTAGTGAGCTGACTCCGCAGACAGACTCGATGCCCGCACAGCTTCACTCTTTGACCAACATGGAATAA
- the GZF1 gene encoding GDNF-inducible zinc finger protein 1 isoform X2, which produces MGTGARKPLHWVARHPCQAAQLFWERRNMESGAVLLESKSSPFNLLHEMHQLRLLGHLCDVTVSVEYQGVREEFMAHKVVLAATSKFFKEMFLNEKTVDGTRTNVYLNEVQVVDFASFLEFVYTAKVQVEEDRVQRMLEMAEKLKCLDLSETCFQLKKQMLESVLLELQSFSESQEVEGSSGAQVTVAPGPRASAALDGPVASSLADSPNPPVARINNGMLSDMPLRKSKEKPDKRKDVVKPPYPKLRRASGRLAGRKVFVEIPKKKYTRRLREQQKSPEADMRDYRGPQVPSPEAVGTELDPITKNEDGTAGVEVEEGLQKAGRGDEEDEEDQEAEKRKSNFKCTICEKAFLYEKSFLKHVRLHHGVATEVVHRCDTCGQTFANRCNLKSHQRHVHSSERHFPCDLCGKKFKRKKDVKRHVVQVHEGGGERHQCQQCGKGLSSKTALRLHERTHTGHKPYGCTECEAKFSQPSALKTHMRIHTGEKPFVCDECGARFTQNHMLIYHKRCHTGERPFMCETCGKSFASKEYLKHHNRIHTGSKPFKCEVCLRTFAQRNSLYQHIKVHTGERPYCCDQCGKQFTQLNALQRHHRIHTGEKPFMCNACGRTFTDKSTLRRHTSIHDKNTPWKSFLVIVDGSPKNDEGHKTEQPDEEYASSKLSDKLLSFAENGHFHNLATVQDSVSAVQENSSADTACKSHDSMVSQDALLATTISELSELTPQTDSMPAQLHSLTNME; this is translated from the exons ATGGGGACTGGTGCTCGGAAGCCGCTGCACTGGGTGGCTCGGCATCCCTGTCAGGCCGCCC agctgttttgggaaagaagaaacatgGAAAGTGGTGCAGTTCTGCTGGAATCCAAATCCTCACCCTTTAACCTTCTGCATGAAATGCATCAACTCCGTCTTCTCGGTCACCTGTGTGACGTGACTGTCAGTGTGGAGTACCAGGGTGTCCGCGAAGAATTCATGGCCCATAAGGTGGTGCTGGCAGCCACCAGCAAGTTTTTTAAGGAAATGTTCCTTAACGAGAAGACTGTGGATGGCACTAGGACTAATGTCTACTTAAACGAAGTGCAAGTTGTCGACTTTGCTTCGTTCCTTGAGTTTGTCTACACTGCAAAGGTACAGGTGGAAGAAGATCGGGTGCAGCGAATGCTGGAAATGGCTGAAAAGCTGAAATGTTTGGACTTATCAGAAACTTGTTTTCAATTAAAGAAACAGATGTTGGAGTCGGTGCTTTTGGAGTTGCAGAGTTTCTCAGAGTCTCAGGAGGTGGAAGGGAGCAGTGGTGCCCAAGTCACTGTGGCTCCTGGCCCCCGGGCAAGTGCAGCTCTGGATGGTCCTGTCGCCAGCAGCCTTGCGGattccccaaatcccccggtgGCGAGAATTAACAATGGCATGCTGTCAGATATGCCCTTGAGGAAGTCCAAGGAGAAACCAGACAAGAGAAAAGATGTAGTTAAGCCTCCCTACCCTAAACTCAGAAGAGCTAGCGGAAGGCTGGCCGGAAGAAAGGTCTTTGTGGAGATCCCTAAAAAGAAATACACGAGAAGACTCCGAGAGCAGCAGAAAAGTCCCGAGGCCGACATGAGGGACTACAGGGGTCCCCAAGTCCCCAGTCCAGAGGCGGTGGGCACAGAGCTGGACCCAATTACAAAAAACGAGGATGGCACTGCTGGGgtagaggtggaggaggggctgcagaAAGCAGGGCGGGGCGatgaggaggacgaggaggaccaggaggcagagaagaggaagagcaaCTTTAAGTGCACCATCTGCGAGAAAGCCTTTCTGTACGAGAAGAGCTTCCTGAAGCACGTCAGGCTCCACCATGGGGTGGCCACCGAGGTGGTTCACCGCTGCGACACCTGCGGCCAGACCTTCGCCAACCGCTGCAACCTGAAGAGCCACCAGCGCCACGTGCACAGCAGCGAGCGCCACTTCCCGTGCGACCTGTGCGGGAAGAAGTTCAAAAGGAAGAAGGACGTCAAGCGGCACGTGGTGCAGGTGCACGAGGGTGGGGGCGAGCGGCACCAGTGCCAGCAGTGCGGCAAGGGCCTGAGCTCCAAGACGGCCCTGCGGCTGCACGAGCGGACGCACACGGGCCACAAGCCCTACGGCTGCACCGAGTGCGAGGCCAAGTTCTCGCAGCCCTCGGCTCTGAAGACCCACATGAG AATTCATACAGGGGAAAAACCTTTTGTCTGTGATGAATGTGGTGCAAGATTCACTCAGAACCACATGCTGATTTATCATAAAAGGTGTCACACAG GTGAAAGACCTTTTATGTGTGAAACATGTGGCAAGAGTTTTGCTTCTAAGGAGTATTTGAAACATCACAATAGAATCCATACTGGATCCAAACCCTTTAAATGTGAAGTTTGTCTCAGGACTTTTGCCCAGCGGAACTCACTTTACCAGCACATTAAAGTCCACACAG gGGAACGTCCCTATTGTTGCGACCAGTGTGGTAAGCAGTTCACCCAGCTCAACGCTCTCCAGCGCCACCATCGCatccacacaggagagaagccgTTCATGTGCAATGCTTGTGGACGGACGTTTACTGATAAGTCTACTCTCCGGCGGCACACCTCA ATACATGATAAGAATACTCCATGGAAGTCTTTCCTTGTTATTGTAGATGGCTCACCCAAGAATGATGAAGGGCACAAGACTGAACAGCCTGATGAAGAATATGCGTCATCCAAACTTTCAGATAAACTGCTGTCTTTTGCAGAAAACGGCCATTTTCACAACCTGGCCACGGTCCAAGACAGCGTGTCTGCCGTGCAGGAGAACAGTTCTGCAGACACGGCCTGCAAGTCACATGATTCCATGGTGTCCCAGGACGCTCTGCTGGCCACCACCATCAGTGAGCTTAGTGAGCTGACTCCGCAGACAGACTCGATGCCCGCACAGCTTCACTCTTTGACCAACATGGAATAA
- the GZF1 gene encoding GDNF-inducible zinc finger protein 1 isoform X1 translates to MLRTEAAAGVPASYSGRCSCHPGRSVPVAMIPAFSPCELFWERRNMESGAVLLESKSSPFNLLHEMHQLRLLGHLCDVTVSVEYQGVREEFMAHKVVLAATSKFFKEMFLNEKTVDGTRTNVYLNEVQVVDFASFLEFVYTAKVQVEEDRVQRMLEMAEKLKCLDLSETCFQLKKQMLESVLLELQSFSESQEVEGSSGAQVTVAPGPRASAALDGPVASSLADSPNPPVARINNGMLSDMPLRKSKEKPDKRKDVVKPPYPKLRRASGRLAGRKVFVEIPKKKYTRRLREQQKSPEADMRDYRGPQVPSPEAVGTELDPITKNEDGTAGVEVEEGLQKAGRGDEEDEEDQEAEKRKSNFKCTICEKAFLYEKSFLKHVRLHHGVATEVVHRCDTCGQTFANRCNLKSHQRHVHSSERHFPCDLCGKKFKRKKDVKRHVVQVHEGGGERHQCQQCGKGLSSKTALRLHERTHTGHKPYGCTECEAKFSQPSALKTHMRIHTGEKPFVCDECGARFTQNHMLIYHKRCHTGERPFMCETCGKSFASKEYLKHHNRIHTGSKPFKCEVCLRTFAQRNSLYQHIKVHTGERPYCCDQCGKQFTQLNALQRHHRIHTGEKPFMCNACGRTFTDKSTLRRHTSIHDKNTPWKSFLVIVDGSPKNDEGHKTEQPDEEYASSKLSDKLLSFAENGHFHNLATVQDSVSAVQENSSADTACKSHDSMVSQDALLATTISELSELTPQTDSMPAQLHSLTNME, encoded by the exons ATGCTCAGGACGGAGGCGGCGGCCGGGGTGCCAGCCAGTTACAGTGGGAGATGCAGCTGTCACCCAGGCCGAAGTGTTCCTGTCGCCATGatccctgccttctctccctgtg agctgttttgggaaagaagaaacatgGAAAGTGGTGCAGTTCTGCTGGAATCCAAATCCTCACCCTTTAACCTTCTGCATGAAATGCATCAACTCCGTCTTCTCGGTCACCTGTGTGACGTGACTGTCAGTGTGGAGTACCAGGGTGTCCGCGAAGAATTCATGGCCCATAAGGTGGTGCTGGCAGCCACCAGCAAGTTTTTTAAGGAAATGTTCCTTAACGAGAAGACTGTGGATGGCACTAGGACTAATGTCTACTTAAACGAAGTGCAAGTTGTCGACTTTGCTTCGTTCCTTGAGTTTGTCTACACTGCAAAGGTACAGGTGGAAGAAGATCGGGTGCAGCGAATGCTGGAAATGGCTGAAAAGCTGAAATGTTTGGACTTATCAGAAACTTGTTTTCAATTAAAGAAACAGATGTTGGAGTCGGTGCTTTTGGAGTTGCAGAGTTTCTCAGAGTCTCAGGAGGTGGAAGGGAGCAGTGGTGCCCAAGTCACTGTGGCTCCTGGCCCCCGGGCAAGTGCAGCTCTGGATGGTCCTGTCGCCAGCAGCCTTGCGGattccccaaatcccccggtgGCGAGAATTAACAATGGCATGCTGTCAGATATGCCCTTGAGGAAGTCCAAGGAGAAACCAGACAAGAGAAAAGATGTAGTTAAGCCTCCCTACCCTAAACTCAGAAGAGCTAGCGGAAGGCTGGCCGGAAGAAAGGTCTTTGTGGAGATCCCTAAAAAGAAATACACGAGAAGACTCCGAGAGCAGCAGAAAAGTCCCGAGGCCGACATGAGGGACTACAGGGGTCCCCAAGTCCCCAGTCCAGAGGCGGTGGGCACAGAGCTGGACCCAATTACAAAAAACGAGGATGGCACTGCTGGGgtagaggtggaggaggggctgcagaAAGCAGGGCGGGGCGatgaggaggacgaggaggaccaggaggcagagaagaggaagagcaaCTTTAAGTGCACCATCTGCGAGAAAGCCTTTCTGTACGAGAAGAGCTTCCTGAAGCACGTCAGGCTCCACCATGGGGTGGCCACCGAGGTGGTTCACCGCTGCGACACCTGCGGCCAGACCTTCGCCAACCGCTGCAACCTGAAGAGCCACCAGCGCCACGTGCACAGCAGCGAGCGCCACTTCCCGTGCGACCTGTGCGGGAAGAAGTTCAAAAGGAAGAAGGACGTCAAGCGGCACGTGGTGCAGGTGCACGAGGGTGGGGGCGAGCGGCACCAGTGCCAGCAGTGCGGCAAGGGCCTGAGCTCCAAGACGGCCCTGCGGCTGCACGAGCGGACGCACACGGGCCACAAGCCCTACGGCTGCACCGAGTGCGAGGCCAAGTTCTCGCAGCCCTCGGCTCTGAAGACCCACATGAG AATTCATACAGGGGAAAAACCTTTTGTCTGTGATGAATGTGGTGCAAGATTCACTCAGAACCACATGCTGATTTATCATAAAAGGTGTCACACAG GTGAAAGACCTTTTATGTGTGAAACATGTGGCAAGAGTTTTGCTTCTAAGGAGTATTTGAAACATCACAATAGAATCCATACTGGATCCAAACCCTTTAAATGTGAAGTTTGTCTCAGGACTTTTGCCCAGCGGAACTCACTTTACCAGCACATTAAAGTCCACACAG gGGAACGTCCCTATTGTTGCGACCAGTGTGGTAAGCAGTTCACCCAGCTCAACGCTCTCCAGCGCCACCATCGCatccacacaggagagaagccgTTCATGTGCAATGCTTGTGGACGGACGTTTACTGATAAGTCTACTCTCCGGCGGCACACCTCA ATACATGATAAGAATACTCCATGGAAGTCTTTCCTTGTTATTGTAGATGGCTCACCCAAGAATGATGAAGGGCACAAGACTGAACAGCCTGATGAAGAATATGCGTCATCCAAACTTTCAGATAAACTGCTGTCTTTTGCAGAAAACGGCCATTTTCACAACCTGGCCACGGTCCAAGACAGCGTGTCTGCCGTGCAGGAGAACAGTTCTGCAGACACGGCCTGCAAGTCACATGATTCCATGGTGTCCCAGGACGCTCTGCTGGCCACCACCATCAGTGAGCTTAGTGAGCTGACTCCGCAGACAGACTCGATGCCCGCACAGCTTCACTCTTTGACCAACATGGAATAA